One segment of Streptomyces sp. NBC_01463 DNA contains the following:
- a CDS encoding terpene cyclase, whose translation MESELPDIYCPFPQRTNPHVGHVREHLDTWTRNTGLVHRDSARERFEQADFGAFVGMVYPTAGSADLDLVADWFVWLFLVDDQLDDGHLGRSPDRVRDVVALMQSVVEGSGTGTLADEKLPAAVVALADLWERTTPAAAAHWRRRFAWHLITYLTTATTWEAGNRADGVVPPEAVYIEKRRHTGAIHVCMDLIEIVAGIEAPESIHNDPRFITALEASCNVVCWANDVYSYEKEQVLGEIHNLVHLVRHHRGFGKQQALEHVCAEITTETERFLTAEAELLAAYPQLSPMLEPYLDGMRSWMRGNLDWSRQTPRYNPADVSQYKEPEQYLEATVLGVRPD comes from the coding sequence GTGGAGAGTGAACTGCCCGACATCTACTGCCCGTTCCCCCAACGGACGAACCCGCACGTCGGGCACGTACGGGAACATCTCGACACCTGGACACGCAACACCGGTCTGGTGCACCGGGATTCGGCCAGGGAACGTTTCGAGCAGGCCGACTTCGGCGCCTTCGTCGGCATGGTCTACCCGACCGCCGGCAGCGCGGACCTGGACCTCGTCGCCGACTGGTTCGTCTGGCTCTTCCTCGTCGACGACCAGCTGGACGACGGGCACCTGGGCCGCAGCCCGGACCGGGTGCGGGACGTCGTCGCGCTGATGCAGTCCGTGGTCGAGGGCTCCGGTACGGGCACCCTGGCGGACGAGAAGCTGCCTGCGGCGGTGGTCGCCCTCGCCGACCTGTGGGAACGCACCACACCGGCCGCGGCGGCGCACTGGCGGCGGCGCTTCGCCTGGCACCTGATCACGTACCTCACGACGGCCACCACCTGGGAGGCCGGCAACCGCGCGGACGGGGTGGTCCCGCCCGAGGCGGTGTACATCGAGAAACGCCGCCACACCGGCGCCATACACGTCTGCATGGACCTGATAGAGATCGTGGCCGGCATCGAGGCGCCCGAGTCGATCCACAACGACCCGCGCTTCATCACCGCCCTCGAAGCCTCGTGCAACGTCGTGTGCTGGGCCAACGACGTGTACTCGTACGAGAAGGAGCAGGTGCTCGGCGAGATCCACAACCTCGTCCACCTGGTCCGCCACCACCGCGGCTTCGGCAAGCAGCAGGCACTGGAACACGTCTGCGCGGAGATCACCACGGAGACCGAGCGTTTCCTGACCGCGGAGGCCGAGCTGCTGGCCGCGTACCCGCAGCTGTCCCCGATGCTGGAGCCGTACCTGGACGGGATGCGGAGCTGGATGCGCGGGAATCTCGACTGGTCCCGGCAGACACCGCGCTACAACCCGGCCGACGTCAGCCAGTACAAGGAGCCGGAGCAGTATCTGGAGGCGACGGTCCTGGGCGTCCGGCCGGACTGA
- a CDS encoding GuaB1 family IMP dehydrogenase-related protein, whose protein sequence is MRFLEPGTGRYTESPGVPYDLTYDDVFMVPGRSAVGSRQGVDLSSPDGTGTTIPLVVANMTAIAGRRMAETIARRGGLVVIPQDIPIEVVTEVISWVKSRHLVLDTPIILAPGQTVADALSLLPKRAHGAGVVVDAEQRPVGVVTDHDLTGVDRFTQLSEVMSKDLVLLDADIDPRDAFNKLDGANRKLAPAVDADGRLVGILTRKAALRATLYTPATDAAGKLRIAAAVGINGDVAGKAKQLLDAGADTLVVDTAHGHQESMISAVRAVRALDPQVPIVAGNIVAAEGVRDLIEAGADIIKVGVGPGAMCTTRMMTGVGRPQFSAVLECAAEAKKYGKHVWADGGVRHPRDVAMALAAGASNVMIGSWFAGTYESPGDLQQSADGRFYKESFGMASARAVKNRTSDESAYDRARKALFEEGISTSRMFLDPTRPGVEDLVDSIIAGVRSSCTYAGAGSLAEFAEKAVVGVQSAAGYAEGKPLHASWS, encoded by the coding sequence ATGCGTTTTCTTGAGCCCGGCACCGGTCGATACACAGAGTCCCCCGGCGTTCCGTACGACCTCACGTACGACGACGTCTTCATGGTTCCGGGCAGGTCGGCGGTCGGATCCCGCCAGGGGGTCGACCTGTCGTCGCCCGACGGCACCGGCACCACCATCCCGCTCGTCGTGGCCAACATGACGGCCATCGCGGGCCGCCGGATGGCCGAAACCATCGCCCGTCGCGGTGGGCTCGTCGTGATCCCGCAGGACATCCCGATCGAGGTCGTCACCGAGGTCATCAGCTGGGTGAAGTCCCGCCACCTGGTGCTCGACACCCCGATCATCCTCGCCCCCGGCCAGACGGTCGCCGACGCCCTGTCGCTGCTGCCCAAGCGCGCCCACGGCGCCGGGGTCGTCGTCGACGCCGAGCAGCGTCCCGTCGGCGTGGTCACCGACCACGACCTGACCGGGGTCGACCGCTTCACCCAGCTCTCCGAGGTCATGTCGAAGGACCTGGTGCTGCTCGACGCGGACATCGACCCGCGCGACGCGTTCAACAAGCTCGACGGCGCCAACCGCAAGCTCGCCCCCGCGGTCGACGCGGACGGCCGGCTCGTCGGCATCCTCACCCGGAAGGCCGCACTGCGCGCCACTCTCTACACGCCCGCCACCGACGCGGCGGGCAAGCTGCGGATCGCGGCCGCCGTGGGGATCAACGGCGATGTCGCGGGCAAGGCCAAGCAGCTGCTCGACGCGGGTGCCGACACCCTGGTCGTCGACACCGCCCACGGCCACCAGGAGTCCATGATCAGCGCCGTCCGCGCCGTCCGGGCGCTGGACCCGCAGGTGCCGATCGTCGCGGGCAACATCGTCGCCGCCGAGGGTGTGCGCGACCTCATCGAGGCCGGCGCGGACATCATCAAGGTCGGTGTCGGCCCCGGCGCCATGTGCACCACCCGGATGATGACCGGCGTGGGCCGGCCCCAGTTCTCCGCCGTCCTGGAGTGCGCCGCCGAGGCGAAGAAGTACGGCAAGCACGTCTGGGCCGACGGCGGCGTCCGTCATCCGCGCGATGTCGCCATGGCGCTGGCCGCGGGTGCGTCCAACGTCATGATCGGTTCCTGGTTCGCCGGGACGTACGAGTCGCCCGGCGACCTCCAGCAGTCCGCCGACGGCCGCTTCTACAAGGAGTCCTTCGGCATGGCGTCCGCGCGCGCCGTGAAGAACCGCACGTCCGACGAGTCGGCGTACGACCGGGCCCGCAAGGCGCTCTTCGAGGAGGGCATCTCCACCTCCCGGATGTTCCTGGACCCGACCCGCCCCGGCGTCGAGGACCTGGTGGACTCGATCATCGCGGGTGTCCGCTCCTCCTGCACCTACGCCGGTGCGGGCTCCCTCGCGGAGTTCGCCGAGAAGGCCGTCGTCGGTGTGCAGAGCGCCGCCGGTTACGCCGAGGGCAAGCCGCTGCACGCCAGCTGGAGCTGA
- a CDS encoding aldehyde dehydrogenase family protein: MSFFTDLAHQYIDGEWRPGKGSWDIIDFNPFDGEKLASITVATADEVDQAYRAAETAQQAWADTNPYARRAVLEKALRVVEEREDEIGDAIVAELGGTRLKAAFELHLAKEFLREAIQLALRSTGQILPSPTPGKENRVYRVPVGVVGVISPFNFPFLLSLKSVAPALALGNAVVLKPHQNTPVCGGTLVAKVFEDAGLPAGLLNVVVTDIAEIGDALLEHPVPQVISFTGSDKVGRHVATVCAANLKRSVLELGGNSALIVLDDADVDYAVDAAVFSRYVHQGQVCMAANRILVDRAVEEEFTEKFVAKVASLRVGDPADPATQIGPLINSTQAEAIATLVDQTVEAGATALLHGRADGNLVSPSVLTGLAADSPVLSQEIFGPVALLVPFDGEDEAVRIANDSPYGLSGAVHTGNIERGVRVGQRIRTGMIHINDGTVHDEPIVPFGGEKNSGLGRLNGDSMLEAFTTQKWISVQHGRSQFPF, encoded by the coding sequence ATGTCCTTCTTCACTGACCTGGCCCATCAGTACATCGACGGAGAGTGGAGGCCGGGCAAGGGGTCCTGGGACATCATCGACTTCAACCCGTTCGACGGGGAGAAGCTCGCCTCCATCACGGTCGCCACGGCCGACGAGGTGGACCAGGCCTACCGCGCGGCGGAGACCGCTCAGCAGGCGTGGGCGGACACCAACCCCTACGCCCGGCGCGCGGTGCTGGAGAAGGCCCTGCGCGTCGTCGAGGAGCGCGAGGACGAGATCGGCGACGCGATCGTCGCGGAGCTCGGCGGCACCCGGCTGAAGGCGGCCTTCGAGCTGCACCTGGCCAAGGAGTTTCTGCGCGAGGCGATCCAGCTCGCGCTGCGCTCCACCGGGCAGATCCTGCCCTCGCCGACCCCGGGCAAGGAGAACCGCGTCTACCGGGTACCGGTCGGCGTGGTGGGTGTCATCAGCCCCTTCAACTTCCCCTTCCTGCTGTCCCTGAAGTCCGTGGCTCCGGCCCTGGCGCTGGGCAACGCCGTCGTGCTCAAGCCGCACCAGAACACCCCGGTCTGCGGCGGCACCCTGGTCGCCAAGGTCTTCGAGGACGCCGGACTGCCGGCCGGCCTGCTGAACGTCGTCGTCACCGACATCGCGGAGATCGGCGACGCACTGCTGGAGCACCCCGTCCCGCAGGTCATCTCCTTCACCGGCTCCGACAAGGTCGGCCGGCACGTCGCGACGGTGTGCGCGGCCAACCTCAAGCGCTCCGTCCTCGAACTCGGCGGCAACAGCGCGCTGATCGTCCTCGACGACGCCGATGTCGACTACGCCGTCGACGCGGCGGTCTTCAGCCGGTACGTGCACCAGGGCCAGGTCTGCATGGCCGCCAACCGGATCCTCGTCGACCGCGCGGTGGAAGAGGAGTTCACCGAGAAGTTCGTCGCGAAGGTGGCGTCGCTGCGGGTCGGCGACCCGGCCGACCCGGCGACCCAGATCGGCCCGCTGATCAACTCGACCCAGGCCGAGGCCATCGCCACGCTCGTCGACCAGACCGTCGAGGCCGGCGCCACCGCACTGCTGCACGGACGCGCCGACGGAAACCTCGTCAGCCCCTCGGTCCTGACCGGTCTCGCCGCCGACTCCCCGGTGCTCTCCCAGGAGATCTTCGGCCCGGTCGCGCTCCTCGTGCCGTTCGACGGCGAGGACGAGGCGGTCCGGATAGCCAACGACAGCCCCTACGGGCTGAGCGGCGCCGTGCACACCGGCAACATCGAGCGCGGCGTCCGGGTCGGACAGCGCATCCGTACCGGCATGATCCACATCAACGACGGCACGGTCCACGACGAGCCGATCGTCCCCTTCGGCGGCGAGAAGAACTCCGGCCTCGGACGGCTGAACGGCGACTCCATGCTGGAGGCCTTCACCACCCAGAAGTGGATCTCCGTGCAGCACGGGCGCTCGCAGTTCCCGTTCTGA
- a CDS encoding Lrp/AsnC family transcriptional regulator → MRLNDLDERIVHALAEDARRSYADIGSIIGLSAPAVKRRVDRLRAEGAITGFTVRVDPAALGWETEGYIEIYCSRNTSPESIKQGLARYPEVASASTVTGDADALVQVFAADMRHFEQVLERIAGEPYVERTKSVLVLSPLLRRYSAGAPDASTP, encoded by the coding sequence GTGCGACTGAACGACCTCGACGAACGCATCGTCCACGCCCTCGCCGAAGACGCCCGCCGCTCCTACGCCGACATCGGCTCGATCATCGGGCTGTCCGCACCCGCGGTGAAACGCCGGGTGGACCGGCTGCGCGCCGAGGGAGCGATCACCGGGTTCACCGTGCGGGTGGACCCGGCGGCGCTCGGCTGGGAGACCGAGGGCTACATCGAGATCTACTGCAGCCGCAACACCTCACCCGAGTCGATCAAGCAGGGGCTCGCCCGCTACCCGGAGGTCGCCTCGGCGTCCACGGTCACGGGGGACGCGGACGCGCTGGTCCAGGTGTTCGCGGCGGACATGCGCCACTTCGAACAGGTCCTGGAGCGGATCGCGGGCGAGCCGTACGTCGAGCGGACGAAGTCCGTCCTGGTCCTCTCGCCACTGCTGCGGCGCTACTCGGCGGGCGCCCCGGACGCATCCACCCCCTGA